Proteins from one Ahaetulla prasina isolate Xishuangbanna chromosome 2, ASM2864084v1, whole genome shotgun sequence genomic window:
- the MRPL50 gene encoding large ribosomal subunit protein mL50, with amino-acid sequence MAGPSVLLKVWRHRLSLGVPGRRSFWGGTKKQDQPVVEPVKDVFPVIDVCPPPRSKKYLPPEYLQNHLESRVREIWGSSVSSDWQRTSLADISLKYRLLAQMAADMDHTVPNNQLHQMKSVGDVLDFYSTPVKDISKLDELGMQELPSNLKINWE; translated from the exons ATGGCGGGTCCCAGCGTGCTGCTGAAAGTGTGGAGGCACCGGCTGAGTTTGGGGGTTCCTGGACGCAGGAGTTTCTGGGGAGGAACGAA GAAACAAGATCAGCCAGTAGTAGAACCCGTGAAAGATGTTTTTCCTGTGATAGACGTTTGCCCTCCACCACGAAGTAAAAAATACCTTCCTCCTGAATATCTCCAGAATCATCTAGAATCTCGCGTGAGAGAGATTTGGGGATCCTCAGTTTCGAGTGACTGGCAGAGGACATCACTAGCAGACATCAGTTTAAAGTATCGGCTATTGGCACAAATGGCAGCAGATATGGACCACACAGTCCCCAACAACCAGCTCCATCAAATGAAGAGTGTGGGAGATGTCTTGGATTTCTACAGTACACCTGTAAAAGACATCTCAAAGTTAGATGAATTGGGCATGCAAGAGCTTCCATCGAATCTGAAGATCAATTGGGAGTag
- the ALDOB gene encoding fructose-bisphosphate aldolase B, with amino-acid sequence MTHQFPTLSPEQKKALSDTAQRIVATGKGILAADESVGTMGNRLQRINVENTEENRRQFRDILFSSDPSINQQIGGVIFFHETLYQKDNTGKLFPAVIKDKGIVVGIKLDKGTAPLAGTNNETSIQGLDGLAERCAQYKKDGADFGKWRAVLKITHTTPSTLAIQENANTLARYASICQQHGLVPIVEPEILPDGDHDLQRCQYVTEKVLAAVYKALNDHHVYLEGTLLKPNMVTAGQACPKKYTPQDVAMATVTALLRTVPAAVPGICFLSGGQSEEEASINLNAINLCPLPKPWKLTFSYGRALQASALAAWSGKPGNKKAAQEAFMKRAKINGLSCKGQYVTSEKSSGAATQSLFSPSYTY; translated from the exons ATGACCCACCAATTTCCAACCCTCTCTCCGGAGCAGAAAAAGGCACTCTCTGACACAGCTCAGCGGATTGTAGCTACTGGCAAAGGGATCCTAGCTGCAGATGAATCTGTAG GGACAATGGGTAACAGGCTGCAACGTATCAACGTGGAGAATACGGAAGAAAATCGGCGTCAGTTCCgtgatattctcttctcttctgaccCATCCATCAACCAACAGATTGGGGGAGTTATTTTCTTCCATGAGACTCTCTATCAGAAGGACAACACTGGAAAACTCTTCCCAGCTGTCATTAAGGACAAGGGCATAGTGGTTGGAATCAAG CTGGATAAAGGCACAGCTCCATTGGCAGGAACTAACAATGAAACCAGCATTCAAG GTCTGGATGGGCTTGCTGAGCGGTGTGCCCAGTATAAGAAAGATGGAGCAGATTTTGGCAAGTGGCGTGCTGTGCTGAAAATTACACATACAACTCCTTCTACCCttgccatccaggagaatgccaatACATTGGCACGCTATGCTAGCATTTGCCAACAG CATGGCTTAGTTCCTATTGTGGAACCTGAAATCCTGCCTGATGGAGACCATGATCTGCAGCGATGTCAGTATGTGACTGAAAAG GTGCTGGCTGCTGTTTATAAGGCCTTGAATGACCACCATGTTTATTTGGAAGGGACACTTCTGAAGCCCAACATGGTGACAGCTGGACAAGCTTGTCCCAAGAAATATACCCCACAAGATGTGGCCATGGCAACAGTTACAGCTCTCCTTCGGACAGTCCcagcagctgttccag GAATTTGCTTCCTTTCTGGGGGCCAAAGTGAAGAGGAGGCCTCCATTAATCTCAATGCTATCAATCTGTGCCCACTGCCCAAACCTTGGAAACTGACTTTCTCATATGGACGAGCTCTTCAGGCATCAGCACTGGCTGCCTGGTCTGGCAAGCCTGGGAATAAGAAGGCTGCCCAAGAGGCCTTCATGAAACGGGCAAAG atTAATGGCTTATCTTGCAAAGGCCAGTATGTCACATCTGAAAAGAGCAGTGGAGCAGCCACCCAATCACTGTTTAGTCCCAGTTACACATATTAG